In Arthrobacter sp. SLBN-83, one DNA window encodes the following:
- a CDS encoding DNA-3-methyladenine glycosylase produces the protein MNESTLGAERLRDFLSADARELAPQLLGAVLTHESRDGAVSIRLTEVEAYMGPEDSLHPDPGSHTYRGPTPRNAPMFGPAGHLYVYFTYGMHHCTNIVCGPAGFASALLLRAGEVVDGLELAQLRRPTSKSPADLASGPARLAKALGLTTADSGRDALAPPFELVLPSGPAGPVSSGPRVGVAGAGGSDEYAWRFWLTGNPTVSQYKAAKPRNRKRPATAPPGATFHKR, from the coding sequence ATGAACGAAAGCACTTTGGGCGCGGAACGGCTGCGGGACTTCCTGTCTGCGGACGCCCGTGAGCTCGCCCCGCAGCTGCTGGGTGCCGTGCTGACCCACGAGTCGCGCGACGGCGCCGTGTCCATCCGGCTCACGGAGGTGGAGGCCTACATGGGACCCGAGGACTCCCTGCATCCGGATCCCGGCTCACACACCTACCGCGGTCCGACACCCCGCAACGCCCCCATGTTCGGCCCCGCCGGGCACCTCTACGTCTACTTCACGTACGGAATGCACCACTGCACGAACATCGTCTGCGGTCCGGCAGGATTCGCGTCCGCCCTGCTGCTCCGGGCTGGGGAAGTCGTGGACGGGCTGGAACTGGCGCAACTGCGCCGGCCCACGTCGAAAAGCCCCGCCGACCTTGCCAGCGGCCCCGCCCGTCTCGCCAAAGCGCTGGGATTGACGACGGCGGACAGCGGCCGGGATGCGCTGGCTCCACCGTTCGAGCTGGTGCTTCCGTCCGGTCCCGCCGGTCCCGTCAGTTCCGGCCCCCGGGTGGGCGTGGCAGGAGCCGGAGGATCGGACGAGTACGCCTGGCGGTTCTGGCTCACCGGCAACCCCACGGTCTCCCAGTACAAAGCGGCGAAGCCACGGAACCGGAAGCGACCCGCAACGGCGCCGCCCGGTGCAACGTTTCACAAGCGTTAA
- a CDS encoding maleylpyruvate isomerase family mycothiol-dependent enzyme, with product MTSPSPAGLLAELHKAATALTATMDRIPDGGERAPSTLPGWSRGHLLAHITGICNALARQVEYGRHGETVELYDGGVDGRNRAIELAAGHSLQEHRDDVAAAMQRALAAFDALTEDEWRTHIAFRDGVIFDAGLALWRELVIHTADLDSGTGPETWNREFCSHLFDFLAARVPAETKLVLQPVALPPLALGAGASTVVVSGMVTDIAAWLAGRTPSLDSLRATAAGDGTDLPNLLPWPSAMPDPK from the coding sequence ATGACCTCTCCTTCTCCTGCCGGCCTGCTGGCTGAGCTGCACAAGGCCGCCACGGCGCTGACCGCCACCATGGACCGCATCCCCGACGGCGGCGAACGCGCTCCGTCCACCCTTCCCGGCTGGAGCCGCGGACACCTGCTGGCCCACATCACCGGTATCTGCAATGCGTTGGCCCGCCAAGTGGAGTACGGCCGGCACGGTGAGACCGTGGAGCTTTACGACGGCGGCGTGGACGGCCGTAACCGGGCCATCGAGCTCGCCGCCGGGCACAGCCTCCAGGAGCACCGGGACGACGTCGCTGCGGCCATGCAGCGGGCATTGGCCGCCTTTGATGCGTTGACCGAGGATGAGTGGCGGACCCATATCGCGTTCCGCGACGGAGTGATCTTCGACGCGGGGCTGGCGCTCTGGCGCGAACTGGTCATCCACACCGCGGACCTGGACAGCGGCACGGGACCCGAGACCTGGAACCGGGAGTTCTGCTCCCACCTGTTCGACTTCCTGGCCGCCCGCGTGCCCGCCGAAACCAAGCTGGTCCTGCAGCCCGTGGCACTCCCGCCACTGGCCCTCGGAGCCGGCGCCAGCACCGTCGTCGTCAGCGGCATGGTCACCGACATCGCCGCCTGGCTGGCCGGACGGACGCCGTCCCTGGACAGCCTCCGTGCCACGGCCGCCGGGGACGGCACCGACCTTCCCAACCTGCTGCCCTGGCCGTCGGCGATGCCGGATCCCAAGTAG
- a CDS encoding AlkA N-terminal domain-containing protein encodes MDFWQRYRAIDARDPRFDGQFFTAVRSTGIYCRPSCPARTPKAANVTFYETSAAAHEAGYRACKRCLPEAVPGTPAWNVRQDIAGRAMRLINDGVINRDGVAGLAARLGYSPRQLNRILGQELGAGPLSLARAARAQTARTLLVSTSMKLADVAFAAGFSSVRQFNETIAEVFAMTPTALRQTSRHPAPAGGTTALTLGLPFRPPFDPGIFSFLAARAIPGIEEGTPASYARTLRLPHGDARFRVEYDGGTRERQLTLTVGAVDLRDLPALLSRVRRLFDLDADPEAIDTALAADSRLATSVAQAPGMRMPGALDPQELLVRAMVGQQITVAAARTALTQLSAAGSPSSAPGEGLDRLFPTPAEIAAAEHLLRGPRRRIESLLHAATAMAEGHFEFGYGDDLAGLGAKLLPLPGVGPWTVGYVAMRVLGAPDIFLANDAAVRNGIRALDNGNYAIGDGALSLDFRETSPWRSYATMHLWRAAARPALTTTAPAKGMP; translated from the coding sequence ATGGACTTCTGGCAGCGCTACCGGGCAATCGATGCCCGCGACCCCCGGTTCGACGGCCAGTTCTTCACCGCCGTCCGCAGCACCGGGATCTATTGCCGCCCCTCCTGCCCCGCACGGACCCCCAAGGCCGCCAATGTGACGTTCTATGAAACGTCCGCAGCGGCACACGAGGCAGGGTACCGGGCGTGCAAGCGCTGCCTGCCTGAGGCGGTGCCCGGCACCCCCGCCTGGAACGTGCGGCAGGACATTGCGGGCCGGGCGATGCGGCTGATCAACGACGGCGTGATCAACCGGGACGGGGTGGCAGGCCTTGCCGCCCGGCTGGGGTATTCACCCCGGCAGCTCAATCGGATCCTGGGCCAGGAACTCGGCGCCGGTCCCCTGTCCCTGGCCCGCGCGGCGAGGGCGCAGACGGCACGCACCCTGCTGGTGTCCACCTCCATGAAGCTCGCCGACGTGGCGTTTGCGGCAGGCTTCAGCAGTGTCAGGCAGTTCAATGAGACCATCGCCGAGGTGTTCGCCATGACACCCACTGCCCTGCGTCAAACGTCCCGGCACCCGGCACCCGCCGGCGGCACCACCGCCCTAACGCTGGGCTTGCCCTTCCGCCCGCCGTTCGACCCGGGCATCTTCTCCTTCCTTGCAGCCCGCGCCATCCCCGGCATCGAGGAGGGGACGCCCGCCTCCTACGCCCGGACCCTGCGGCTCCCCCACGGCGACGCCAGGTTCCGGGTGGAGTACGACGGCGGCACCCGGGAGCGGCAGTTAACGCTCACCGTCGGCGCGGTGGACCTGCGCGACCTGCCGGCGCTGCTCAGCCGCGTGCGCAGGCTCTTCGACCTGGACGCCGATCCGGAGGCAATTGATACTGCCCTCGCCGCCGACTCCCGCCTGGCCACCTCCGTTGCCCAGGCGCCGGGGATGCGGATGCCCGGGGCGCTGGACCCACAGGAACTGCTGGTCCGGGCCATGGTGGGCCAGCAGATCACGGTAGCGGCAGCCCGGACCGCGCTGACCCAGCTGTCCGCGGCCGGGAGTCCCTCCAGCGCTCCCGGCGAAGGCTTGGACCGGCTGTTCCCTACACCCGCGGAGATCGCGGCGGCGGAGCATCTGCTCCGCGGTCCCCGGCGCAGGATCGAATCGCTGCTGCATGCCGCGACGGCGATGGCTGAAGGACACTTCGAGTTCGGATACGGCGACGACCTGGCCGGCCTGGGCGCGAAACTGCTGCCGTTGCCCGGCGTGGGCCCATGGACGGTGGGGTACGTGGCAATGCGCGTCCTGGGCGCACCGGACATCTTCCTCGCCAACGACGCCGCGGTCCGGAACGGGATCCGCGCCCTCGATAATGGGAACTACGCCATCGGGGACGGCGCCCTGAGCCTTGACTTCCGCGAGACCAGCCCGTGGCGTTCCTACGCCACCATGCACCTTTGGCGCGCTGCTGCCCGGCCCGCCCTGACAACCACCGCTCCTGCGAAAGGGATGCCATGA
- a CDS encoding argininosuccinate synthase — protein MTERIVLAYSGGLDTSVAIGWIGEATGAEVIAVAVDVGQGGESLETIRQRALGCGAVEAYVADASDEFANEYCVPTLKANALYQGHYPLVSAISRPVIVKHLVKAAREFGATTVAHGCTGKGNDQVRFEVGIQTLGPDLKCIAPVRDLALTRDKAIAFAEEKGLPIETTKKNPYSIDQNVWGRAVETGYLEDIWNAPTKDIYDYTATPEFPPAPDEVTISFEAGVPVAIDGVKVTALQAIKELNRRAGAQGVGRIDVVEDRLVGIKSREIYEAPGAMALITAHKHLEDITVEREQARFKATVGQRWAELVYDGQWFSPLKRSLDAFIEDTQKYVSGDIRMTLHGGQAIVNGRRSDTSLYDFSLATYDTGDTFDQSQAKGFIELWGMSAKVASGRDIRVAGK, from the coding sequence GTGACTGAACGCATTGTGCTGGCCTACTCCGGCGGCCTGGACACGTCCGTCGCCATCGGCTGGATCGGTGAAGCCACCGGTGCCGAGGTCATCGCCGTGGCGGTCGACGTCGGACAGGGCGGCGAATCGCTGGAAACCATCCGCCAGCGCGCCCTGGGCTGCGGCGCCGTGGAGGCGTACGTGGCCGACGCATCGGACGAGTTCGCCAACGAATACTGCGTGCCCACCCTGAAGGCCAACGCCCTCTACCAAGGCCACTACCCGCTGGTTTCCGCCATCTCCCGCCCGGTCATCGTCAAGCACCTGGTGAAGGCTGCCCGTGAATTCGGCGCCACCACCGTGGCCCACGGCTGCACCGGCAAGGGCAACGACCAGGTCCGCTTCGAAGTGGGCATCCAGACCCTGGGCCCGGACCTGAAGTGCATCGCACCGGTCCGCGACCTCGCCCTGACCCGCGACAAGGCCATCGCCTTCGCCGAGGAAAAGGGACTGCCCATCGAGACCACCAAGAAGAACCCGTACTCCATCGACCAGAACGTCTGGGGCCGCGCCGTGGAAACCGGCTACCTCGAGGACATCTGGAACGCCCCCACCAAGGACATCTACGACTACACCGCCACTCCAGAGTTCCCGCCGGCACCGGATGAGGTCACCATCTCCTTCGAAGCCGGCGTGCCGGTCGCGATCGACGGCGTCAAGGTCACCGCGCTGCAGGCCATCAAGGAACTGAACCGCCGCGCCGGTGCACAGGGCGTCGGCCGCATCGACGTCGTGGAGGACCGCCTGGTGGGCATCAAGTCCCGCGAAATCTACGAGGCTCCGGGCGCCATGGCGCTGATCACCGCGCACAAGCACCTCGAGGACATCACCGTCGAGCGCGAGCAGGCCCGCTTCAAGGCCACCGTTGGCCAGCGCTGGGCCGAACTGGTCTACGACGGCCAGTGGTTCTCCCCGCTGAAGCGCTCGCTGGACGCCTTCATCGAGGACACCCAGAAGTACGTCTCCGGCGACATCCGCATGACCCTGCACGGTGGCCAGGCCATCGTCAACGGCCGCCGCTCCGACACCTCGCTGTACGACTTCTCCCTGGCCACCTACGACACCGGTGACACCTTCGACCAGTCCCAGGCCAAGGGCTTCATCGAGCTGTGGGGCATGTCCGCCAAGGTTGCCTCCGGCCGCGACATCCGGGTCGCAGGGAAGTAG
- the argH gene encoding argininosuccinate lyase, with protein MAEQKTEATNAGALWGGRFAGGPADALAALSKSTHFDWRLARYDIAGSKAHARVLHKAGLLNDAELEGMLAALTQLDEDVASGAYLPAESDEDVHGSLERGLIERAGAQLGGKLRAGRSRNDQVATLGRMFLRDHARIIARGVLATVDALVEQARAHHGVAMPGRTHLQHAQPVLLSHHLLAHAWALLRDVQRLQDWDKRAGVSPYGSGALAGSSLGLDPEAVAADLGFYSAVHNSIDGTASRDVFAEFAWVCSMIGVDLSRISEEVIFWATKEFSFVTLDDSYSTGSSIMPQKKNPDVAELARGKAGRLIGNLTGLLATLKGLPLAYNRDLQEDKEPVFDAADTLELLLPAVSGMIATLKFNTERMESLAPQGFALATDIAEWLVRQGVPFREAHELSGAAVKQAESRGVELWDLTDEEYAAISGHLTPEVRTVLSTEGSLNSRNSQGGTAPAAVERQLAALEAELAGVREYAK; from the coding sequence GTGGCTGAGCAGAAGACTGAGGCGACCAACGCAGGTGCGCTGTGGGGCGGCCGGTTCGCCGGCGGCCCCGCAGACGCCCTCGCGGCGCTGAGCAAGTCCACGCACTTCGACTGGCGGCTGGCACGGTACGACATCGCCGGGTCCAAGGCGCACGCGCGCGTGCTGCACAAGGCCGGGCTGTTGAACGATGCCGAACTGGAAGGCATGCTCGCCGCGCTGACGCAGCTGGACGAGGACGTGGCCTCCGGCGCGTACCTCCCGGCCGAGTCGGACGAGGACGTGCACGGTTCGCTGGAGCGCGGACTGATCGAGCGTGCCGGTGCCCAGCTGGGCGGCAAGCTCCGCGCCGGCCGGTCCCGGAACGACCAGGTGGCAACCCTGGGCCGGATGTTCCTGCGTGACCATGCCCGGATCATCGCGCGCGGAGTGCTGGCGACGGTGGACGCGCTGGTTGAACAGGCCAGGGCCCACCACGGCGTGGCCATGCCGGGCCGCACCCACCTGCAGCACGCGCAGCCCGTCCTGCTCAGCCACCACCTGCTGGCCCACGCCTGGGCCCTGCTGCGCGACGTGCAGCGGCTCCAGGACTGGGACAAGCGGGCGGGCGTTTCGCCCTACGGCTCCGGCGCGCTGGCCGGGTCCTCGCTGGGACTCGATCCGGAAGCGGTGGCTGCGGACCTGGGGTTCTACTCCGCCGTGCACAACTCGATCGACGGCACCGCCTCGCGCGACGTCTTCGCCGAGTTCGCGTGGGTTTGCTCCATGATCGGCGTGGATCTGTCCCGCATCTCCGAGGAAGTCATCTTCTGGGCCACCAAGGAGTTCTCCTTCGTGACGCTCGACGATTCGTACTCCACGGGGTCCTCGATCATGCCGCAGAAGAAGAACCCGGACGTGGCGGAACTGGCCCGCGGCAAGGCGGGGCGCCTGATCGGCAACCTAACCGGCCTGCTGGCAACGCTCAAGGGCCTGCCGCTCGCGTACAACCGCGACCTGCAGGAGGACAAGGAGCCGGTGTTCGACGCCGCGGACACCCTGGAGCTGCTTCTCCCGGCCGTGTCCGGCATGATCGCCACGCTGAAGTTCAACACGGAGCGGATGGAATCGCTGGCTCCCCAGGGCTTCGCGCTGGCCACGGACATCGCCGAATGGCTGGTCCGCCAGGGCGTGCCGTTCCGCGAGGCGCACGAGCTGTCCGGCGCCGCCGTCAAGCAGGCGGAGTCGCGCGGTGTGGAGCTGTGGGACCTCACGGATGAAGAGTACGCCGCCATCTCCGGGCACCTGACCCCGGAGGTCCGCACCGTCCTCTCCACGGAGGGGTCACTCAACAGCCGCAACTCCCAGGGCGGCACGGCACCGGCCGCCGTCGAACGCCAACTGGCTGCGCTGGAAGCCGAGCTGGCCGGCGTGCGGGAGTACGCCAAGTAA
- the tyrS gene encoding tyrosine--tRNA ligase: MPELNNLEPQRNDPTFANVWQELKWRGLVHVSTDEAELEKLLANGPVTYYCGFDPTAPSLHLGNLVQLLVMRRLQLAGHKPLGLVGGSTGMIGDPRPTAERTLNTKDTVAEWVGYLQAQVQRFLSFEGDNAARMVNNLDWTAPLSAIDFLREVGKHFRVGTMLRKDAVASRLNSDEGISYTEFSYQILQGMDYLQLYRDYGCVLQTGGSDQWGNLTSGTELIRKVEGKSVHALGTPLITNSDGTKFGKSEGNAIWLDAGMCSPYAFYQFWLNTADADVVDRLKVFTFLTRAQIEEIAVSVAERPFAREGQRKLAFEVTSLVHGVEATEKVIAASAALFGNGDLAALDKATLQAATSELPTATVQVDEMGIVDLLVASGLSESKSAARRTVGEGGAYVNNEKVSDPEAVISEDELLHGQYLLLRRGKKNLATVEVLVP; this comes from the coding sequence GTGCCAGAACTGAACAACCTCGAACCGCAGCGCAACGACCCCACTTTTGCCAACGTTTGGCAGGAACTGAAGTGGCGTGGGCTGGTCCATGTCTCCACCGACGAAGCAGAGCTGGAAAAGCTCCTCGCCAACGGGCCGGTCACCTACTATTGCGGCTTCGATCCCACCGCGCCGAGCCTTCACCTGGGCAACCTGGTCCAGTTGCTGGTCATGCGGCGGCTCCAGCTGGCCGGCCACAAGCCGCTGGGACTGGTGGGCGGCTCCACCGGCATGATCGGGGACCCGCGTCCGACGGCGGAACGCACGTTGAACACCAAGGACACGGTGGCGGAGTGGGTTGGCTACCTCCAGGCCCAGGTTCAGCGCTTCCTCAGCTTTGAGGGAGACAACGCTGCCCGGATGGTGAACAACCTGGACTGGACTGCACCACTGAGCGCCATCGACTTCCTGCGTGAAGTGGGCAAGCACTTCCGCGTGGGCACCATGCTGCGCAAGGACGCGGTGGCGTCCCGCCTGAACTCCGACGAGGGCATCAGCTACACGGAGTTCAGCTACCAGATCCTCCAGGGCATGGACTACCTGCAGCTCTACCGCGACTACGGCTGCGTGCTGCAGACCGGCGGTTCGGACCAGTGGGGAAACCTGACCAGCGGTACGGAGTTGATCCGCAAGGTGGAGGGCAAGAGCGTCCACGCACTGGGAACCCCGCTGATCACCAACTCTGACGGAACCAAGTTCGGCAAGAGCGAGGGCAACGCCATTTGGCTCGACGCCGGCATGTGCAGCCCCTACGCGTTCTACCAGTTCTGGCTCAACACGGCGGATGCCGACGTGGTGGACCGGCTCAAGGTGTTCACCTTCCTGACGCGTGCCCAGATCGAAGAGATCGCCGTGTCTGTGGCCGAGCGCCCCTTCGCCCGCGAAGGACAGCGGAAGCTCGCTTTCGAAGTGACCTCGCTGGTGCACGGCGTGGAAGCCACCGAGAAGGTGATTGCCGCCTCGGCAGCTTTGTTCGGCAACGGGGACCTGGCCGCGCTGGACAAAGCAACCCTCCAGGCCGCTACTTCCGAACTTCCCACTGCCACCGTTCAGGTGGATGAAATGGGGATCGTGGACCTGCTGGTGGCGTCCGGGCTTTCCGAAAGCAAGTCGGCTGCCCGCCGGACGGTGGGGGAGGGCGGCGCCTACGTGAACAACGAGAAGGTGTCCGATCCTGAAGCCGTGATTTCCGAAGACGAACTTCTGCACGGCCAGTACCTGTTGTTGCGCCGCGGCAAGAAGAACCTGGCCACTGTTGAAGTGCTGGTTCCCTAG
- a CDS encoding arginine repressor — translation MSAQPSSPGTSPATKTARQARITAILTGQSVRSQAELAALLADDGVQVTQATLSRDLVELGAVRVRGKEGVLVYAVPGEGGERGAKSGVTQEILDARLARLCSELLVTAEASGNIAVLRTPPGAANFLALAIDHSVMPSILGTIAGDDTVLLVSRDPLGGQDLAARFLQMAEEAGQ, via the coding sequence GTGTCCGCCCAACCGTCCTCCCCGGGCACCAGCCCGGCCACCAAGACCGCCAGGCAGGCTCGCATTACCGCCATCCTCACCGGGCAGTCCGTGCGTTCGCAGGCGGAGCTCGCTGCGTTGCTGGCGGACGACGGCGTGCAGGTCACCCAAGCCACGCTCTCCCGCGACCTCGTGGAACTCGGCGCCGTCCGGGTCCGCGGGAAGGAAGGCGTGCTGGTGTACGCGGTCCCCGGCGAAGGCGGTGAGCGCGGAGCCAAGAGCGGCGTGACCCAGGAAATCCTGGACGCCAGGCTGGCCCGGCTCTGCAGCGAACTGCTGGTCACTGCGGAGGCCTCCGGCAACATAGCCGTGCTGCGGACCCCGCCGGGTGCCGCCAACTTCCTGGCCCTGGCCATCGACCACTCGGTGATGCCGTCCATCCTGGGCACCATCGCCGGCGACGATACCGTACTGCTGGTCTCCCGCGACCCGCTGGGCGGCCAGGACCTCGCTGCCCGTTTCCTGCAAATGGCTGAGGAAGCCGGGCAATAA
- a CDS encoding HelD family protein: MLDAELAHEREYVAGLYARLEELREEKRRQLAQVRHAGAVGTMQNVSERDAFAALYEDRLAQLDAVDDRLVFGRLDLDSGEAQYIGRIGLTTEDLQRLMVDWRAPEAGHFYQATAFDRQGVRRRRHLILQGRDVKAIEDDVLDASMLTDADTLQGEGALLAALNSKRTGRMSDIVSTIQSEQDRIIRSSISGAVVVQGGPGTGKTAVALHRAAYLLYTHRDRLKSAGVLLVGPSSSFMKYIERVLPSLGETGVVMASLGRLMPGINAVPETNADVAAIKGRLDMAAIVANAVSNRMRVPPQNRILEVDGRKLTLTPRQVRRARERARATGKPYNEARVTFVKILLRELTEQMTELVEAANIGNNADRSYLAEDVRTARDVRIALNLCWMPMTPEKLISDLFSKPEILEFCTPNLSPAERALLQRPADAPWTESDVPLLDEAAELLGELDPAAGRGLAQQEHDRARDLANAKQTLVNMEAAGVDPLMSAEELAEQNREQEARQTAAERATSDRTWAFGHIVVDEAQELSPMQWRLLVRRCPLKSFTIVGDIAQTSSVAGANSWQGALAPMFGDRWQLEELTVNYRTPSQIAEAAVRMANAAGLVVSAPKAVREGRWEPIIDEVSTGAVVDRLVEVLPEELEALDGGLLAVIADGDLLPQATAALRAVYGRRIGTGAGSYEQDIVVISPREAKGLEFDGVVVLEPSAMLNHEHGKVGDLYVAMTRATQRLRLIASQPVPAGIAG; the protein is encoded by the coding sequence ATGCTCGACGCCGAATTGGCCCACGAACGGGAGTATGTGGCCGGCCTGTACGCCCGGCTGGAGGAACTCCGGGAGGAAAAGCGCCGCCAACTGGCGCAGGTCCGTCATGCCGGAGCCGTGGGCACCATGCAGAACGTTTCGGAACGTGACGCGTTCGCCGCACTGTATGAGGACCGTTTGGCACAGCTGGACGCGGTGGATGACCGGCTGGTCTTCGGCCGCCTGGACCTGGACTCCGGGGAAGCGCAGTACATCGGCCGCATCGGGCTCACCACCGAGGACCTGCAGCGGTTGATGGTGGACTGGCGCGCCCCCGAGGCCGGGCACTTCTACCAGGCCACCGCATTTGACCGGCAGGGCGTGCGCCGCCGCCGGCACCTGATCCTGCAGGGACGCGACGTCAAGGCCATCGAAGACGATGTGCTGGACGCCTCCATGCTCACGGACGCCGATACCCTCCAGGGCGAAGGCGCCCTGCTGGCTGCGCTGAACTCCAAGCGGACGGGCCGCATGTCGGACATCGTCAGCACCATCCAGTCCGAGCAGGACCGCATCATCCGGTCTTCGATCTCCGGGGCCGTAGTGGTTCAGGGCGGGCCGGGCACGGGCAAGACCGCCGTGGCCCTGCACCGCGCCGCTTACCTGCTCTACACCCACCGTGACCGCCTCAAGAGTGCAGGCGTGCTGCTGGTGGGCCCGTCGTCGTCGTTCATGAAGTACATCGAACGGGTGCTGCCCTCGCTCGGCGAGACCGGCGTGGTCATGGCGAGCCTGGGCCGCCTGATGCCGGGCATCAACGCGGTGCCCGAAACAAACGCGGACGTTGCCGCCATCAAGGGCCGATTGGACATGGCTGCCATCGTGGCCAACGCCGTGTCCAATCGCATGCGCGTGCCACCGCAGAACCGGATCCTCGAGGTGGACGGACGCAAGCTCACCCTGACGCCCCGGCAGGTCCGCCGTGCGCGGGAACGTGCCCGCGCCACCGGGAAGCCGTACAACGAGGCCCGCGTGACGTTCGTGAAGATCCTGTTGCGCGAGCTGACGGAACAGATGACCGAGCTCGTTGAGGCCGCCAACATCGGCAACAACGCGGACCGCTCCTACCTTGCCGAGGACGTCCGCACCGCCCGGGACGTGCGGATTGCCCTGAACCTGTGCTGGATGCCCATGACGCCGGAGAAGCTCATCTCCGATCTGTTCAGCAAGCCGGAAATCCTGGAGTTCTGCACCCCCAACCTGAGCCCGGCCGAGCGCGCGCTGCTGCAGCGCCCAGCCGATGCACCTTGGACAGAGTCTGACGTGCCGCTGCTGGACGAGGCCGCTGAACTGCTCGGCGAGCTGGACCCTGCGGCCGGGCGCGGGCTGGCGCAGCAGGAGCACGACCGTGCCCGGGACCTGGCCAACGCCAAGCAGACCCTGGTCAACATGGAAGCCGCCGGGGTGGACCCCCTTATGTCCGCCGAAGAGCTGGCTGAGCAGAACCGGGAGCAGGAAGCCCGGCAGACCGCGGCAGAGCGGGCAACCAGTGACCGTACCTGGGCCTTCGGCCACATTGTGGTGGATGAGGCCCAGGAGCTGTCGCCCATGCAGTGGCGGCTGCTGGTGCGCCGCTGCCCGCTGAAGTCCTTCACTATCGTCGGTGACATTGCCCAGACCAGCTCAGTTGCTGGAGCCAATTCCTGGCAGGGCGCGCTGGCTCCGATGTTCGGCGACCGTTGGCAGCTGGAGGAGCTGACGGTCAACTACCGCACGCCGTCTCAGATCGCCGAGGCGGCTGTCCGGATGGCCAACGCCGCCGGGCTGGTGGTTTCCGCCCCCAAGGCTGTCCGGGAAGGGCGCTGGGAGCCCATCATCGACGAAGTTTCCACCGGTGCCGTGGTGGACCGGCTCGTCGAGGTGCTTCCGGAAGAGCTTGAAGCGCTCGACGGCGGCCTGCTCGCCGTGATTGCCGACGGTGACCTCCTGCCCCAGGCCACGGCCGCACTGCGTGCCGTGTACGGGCGTCGGATCGGGACCGGGGCCGGCAGCTACGAGCAGGACATCGTGGTGATCAGCCCCCGTGAGGCGAAGGGCCTGGAGTTCGACGGCGTGGTGGTGCTGGAACCGTCAGCGATGCTCAACCACGAACACGGCAAGGTGGGGGACCTCTACGTCGCCATGACCCGCGCTACACAGCGGTTGCGGCTGATTGCGTCCCAGCCGGTACCTGCGGGGATTGCCGGCTGA
- a CDS encoding methylated-DNA--[protein]-cysteine S-methyltransferase, producing the protein MKAQLLQLSTPDGPFTVLARDGVVLASGWTAGLAELTGQVHPSLRPDTVEVVADLGAISSAVEAFYAGDPAPAMAVPVLQQSGPFRAHAWDVLRQVKPGSPVTYTEYAALAGNPRAVRAAASACAFNAAALFVPCHRVIRTDGSLGGFRWGLRVKESLLAREAA; encoded by the coding sequence ATGAAAGCCCAACTGCTGCAGCTGTCCACGCCGGACGGCCCATTCACGGTGCTTGCAAGGGACGGCGTGGTCCTTGCCTCGGGTTGGACTGCCGGCCTTGCCGAACTGACCGGGCAGGTCCATCCCTCCCTCCGCCCCGACACCGTGGAGGTGGTGGCGGACCTCGGAGCCATCTCGTCCGCCGTCGAGGCCTTCTACGCCGGCGACCCCGCCCCTGCCATGGCCGTCCCTGTGCTTCAGCAGTCGGGCCCGTTCCGCGCCCATGCATGGGACGTCCTGCGCCAGGTCAAGCCGGGTTCACCGGTCACGTACACCGAGTACGCGGCCCTGGCCGGCAACCCGCGCGCCGTGAGGGCTGCGGCCAGCGCGTGCGCGTTCAACGCTGCGGCACTGTTCGTTCCGTGCCACCGGGTGATCCGGACGGACGGGTCGCTGGGCGGCTTCCGGTGGGGCCTGCGCGTCAAGGAAAGCCTCCTGGCCCGCGAAGCCGCATAG
- a CDS encoding pyridoxine/pyridoxamine 5'-phosphate oxidase, protein MSETFRKFLRTLPDFPSDLPGFDPDSAPQDPALLFKQWLDEALDSGERQPHAFSLATVGGGADSGPQPSSRMLILKNIDDDGWHFATSRTSRKGRELAESPRAAMNFYWPGLGRQVRVVGPVSELSAEASAVDWHERPRADGSDNPHWQLYALQPTEIEFWQASNDGQHVRHRVGPDGQALG, encoded by the coding sequence ATGAGCGAAACCTTCCGCAAGTTCCTTCGCACCCTGCCCGACTTCCCATCCGATCTGCCCGGCTTCGATCCGGACAGCGCCCCGCAGGACCCGGCCCTGCTTTTCAAACAGTGGCTGGACGAGGCGCTGGATTCGGGGGAGCGGCAACCGCACGCTTTCAGCCTGGCCACGGTCGGGGGAGGCGCCGACAGCGGCCCCCAGCCGTCCTCACGGATGCTGATCCTGAAAAACATTGACGACGACGGGTGGCACTTCGCCACGTCCCGCACCTCCCGGAAGGGCCGGGAACTGGCGGAGTCGCCAAGGGCCGCGATGAACTTCTATTGGCCCGGCCTGGGTCGCCAGGTCCGCGTGGTTGGCCCCGTGTCCGAACTCTCTGCCGAAGCATCCGCCGTCGATTGGCATGAGCGTCCCAGGGCTGATGGCAGCGACAACCCGCACTGGCAGCTGTACGCCCTGCAGCCCACCGAGATCGAGTTCTGGCAGGCCAGTAACGACGGCCAACACGTTCGCCACCGTGTCGGCCCAGACGGACAGGCGCTCGGCTGA